A single region of the Solwaraspora sp. WMMD406 genome encodes:
- a CDS encoding Hsp70 family protein, whose protein sequence is MAGQDGGYALGVDLGTSNTVAVLRWPDGRTRPLLFDGRPILPSGVFLGDRLHVGRDAQRLAQTDPARFEPNPKRRVDEPAVLLGSHEVPTVDLLAAVLDAVARTAVEAVGFLPPAVLTYPATWGGRRREVLVRAVARAGWPPVLPAGPAGTRLVPEPVAAARYFTDVLRRPVPVGQALAVFDFGGGTLDIAVVRNEGTDPSGRARFDVIGSGGVPELGGLDLDAALVEHLSTVVTRVDPQAWQRLVQPSTPGQWRDRRRFWDDVRGAKEMLSRSVVAPVAVPGVDQAVHLTREELEQVAAPLLRRGVTAAAGVIAASQLRADQLAGLFLVGGSSRVPLVARMLHSELGIAPTVLEQPELPVAEGALAELGQPAEAATMVSPAGPPVVSPVSAGPSVAGPASGPPAQPSYPPAQPSYPPRSVPPAGPPGTDPDSAGPAPVPAWHRRPVTWLVAAACLALAGVVAAAVLYFLPDSARAIEFRAFTQVGDALVLPEEAGSGSDYYTQLVDGKAYGAFVRDDDRLGVVAIDPSTAKQRWEAVTSVGADRWLGLRATPDALIATGDSYGADSRSPVVVFDPRDGRERWTFGIDDGDQLFVFDDVLVWSDVEGGRLVGLDLRDGDERWSHDNPADQYDDTASVVYPMVTRADLAGPADAFGGAFAPDRGDDRRLVQITATRSARIFDAGDGELLSERPNVAAPTDIAMVYDGRLLVAASGGGYRLTSYDLASTDEPANLYTPQDDTRRLNGIVGCGPDRVCLLEATGFGTDTNELVVVDMARSEVRWRTDAAGFDVMVPVGEHVLLRQTSSGYLSVLFDPEGNEVLRRDGVAVRLDRGNLLVFAENPSSYPDDASVAGVSVAAAPGVQELGLLRGVRAEACSWDQSRIVCPTDAGFLVSRFTD, encoded by the coding sequence ATGGCAGGGCAGGACGGCGGCTACGCGCTCGGCGTCGACCTCGGCACCTCGAACACGGTGGCGGTGCTGCGGTGGCCGGACGGGCGTACCCGCCCGTTGCTCTTCGACGGTCGACCGATCCTGCCGTCGGGGGTGTTTCTCGGCGACCGGCTGCACGTCGGACGGGACGCGCAACGGCTCGCCCAGACCGACCCGGCGCGGTTCGAACCCAACCCGAAACGTCGGGTCGACGAACCCGCCGTGCTGCTCGGCAGCCACGAGGTGCCCACCGTCGACCTGCTCGCCGCCGTGCTGGACGCGGTCGCCCGGACGGCGGTCGAAGCGGTCGGTTTCCTGCCACCGGCGGTGCTCACCTACCCGGCGACCTGGGGTGGGCGGCGCCGCGAAGTGCTGGTGCGGGCGGTGGCCCGCGCCGGCTGGCCCCCGGTCCTGCCCGCCGGGCCGGCCGGGACCAGGCTGGTCCCGGAGCCGGTCGCGGCGGCCCGCTACTTCACCGACGTGTTGCGCCGGCCGGTGCCGGTCGGGCAGGCGTTGGCGGTCTTCGACTTCGGCGGCGGCACGCTCGACATCGCCGTGGTCCGCAACGAGGGTACGGATCCGAGCGGCCGGGCCCGGTTCGACGTGATCGGCTCCGGGGGCGTCCCCGAACTCGGTGGCCTCGACCTGGACGCCGCGCTCGTCGAGCACCTGAGCACCGTCGTGACCAGGGTCGATCCGCAGGCATGGCAGCGGCTGGTCCAGCCGTCGACGCCGGGGCAGTGGCGCGATCGGCGGCGGTTCTGGGACGACGTACGCGGGGCGAAGGAGATGCTGTCCCGGTCGGTGGTCGCACCGGTCGCCGTACCCGGGGTCGACCAGGCGGTGCACCTGACCCGCGAGGAGTTGGAGCAGGTCGCGGCCCCGCTGCTGAGACGGGGCGTGACGGCGGCGGCCGGTGTCATCGCGGCCAGTCAGCTCCGTGCCGACCAGCTCGCCGGATTGTTCCTGGTCGGCGGTTCGTCGCGGGTGCCGCTGGTGGCCCGGATGCTGCACAGCGAACTGGGCATCGCGCCGACCGTACTGGAGCAGCCGGAACTGCCGGTCGCCGAGGGCGCGTTGGCCGAGCTGGGACAGCCAGCCGAGGCGGCCACCATGGTCTCGCCCGCCGGTCCGCCGGTCGTCTCGCCGGTCAGCGCGGGACCGTCGGTCGCGGGACCGGCGTCGGGTCCACCGGCACAGCCCTCGTATCCGCCGGCACAGCCCTCGTATCCACCCAGGTCGGTGCCGCCCGCCGGCCCGCCGGGGACGGATCCGGACTCGGCCGGACCCGCCCCGGTGCCGGCCTGGCATCGTCGGCCGGTGACCTGGCTGGTCGCGGCGGCGTGCCTCGCGCTGGCCGGTGTGGTGGCGGCCGCCGTGCTGTACTTCCTGCCGGACTCCGCCCGGGCGATCGAATTTCGGGCGTTCACCCAGGTCGGCGACGCGCTTGTCCTCCCCGAGGAAGCCGGGTCGGGCAGCGACTACTACACCCAGTTGGTGGACGGGAAGGCGTACGGCGCCTTCGTCCGGGACGATGACCGGCTCGGTGTCGTCGCGATCGACCCGTCCACGGCGAAGCAGCGGTGGGAGGCCGTCACCAGCGTCGGGGCGGACCGGTGGCTGGGCCTGCGGGCCACCCCGGACGCGCTGATCGCCACCGGCGACTCGTACGGTGCGGACAGCCGCAGCCCGGTCGTGGTGTTCGACCCGCGCGACGGGCGGGAACGGTGGACCTTCGGCATCGACGACGGTGATCAGCTGTTCGTCTTCGACGACGTCCTGGTCTGGTCCGACGTCGAAGGCGGCCGGCTCGTCGGCCTGGACCTCCGGGACGGCGACGAACGGTGGTCCCACGACAACCCGGCCGACCAGTACGACGACACCGCCAGCGTGGTCTATCCGATGGTCACCCGGGCGGACCTGGCCGGCCCGGCGGACGCCTTCGGCGGTGCCTTCGCTCCCGACCGGGGCGACGACCGACGGCTGGTGCAGATCACCGCGACACGCTCGGCCCGGATCTTCGACGCCGGCGACGGTGAGCTGCTCAGCGAACGGCCGAACGTGGCCGCGCCGACCGACATCGCGATGGTCTACGACGGGCGGCTGCTGGTCGCGGCGTCGGGCGGCGGCTACCGGCTGACCTCCTACGACCTGGCCAGTACGGACGAACCAGCCAACCTCTACACCCCGCAGGACGACACCCGTCGGTTGAACGGCATCGTCGGATGCGGCCCGGACCGGGTCTGCCTGCTGGAGGCGACCGGGTTCGGCACGGACACCAACGAACTCGTGGTCGTCGACATGGCGCGCAGCGAGGTCCGGTGGCGCACCGACGCCGCCGGGTTCGACGTGATGGTGCCGGTGGGGGAGCACGTGCTGCTGCGGCAGACGTCCAGCGGCTATCTGTCGGTGCTGTTCGACCCGGAGGGCAACGAGGTGCTGCGTCGCGACGGCGTGGCGGTCCGGCTCGACCGGGGCAACCTGCTGGTCTTCGCGGAGAATCCGAGCAGCTACCCCGACGATGCCAGCGTCGCCGGGGTGTCGGTCGCCGCCGCCCCCGGGGTGCAGGAGCTGGGGCTGCTGCGGGGCGTACGGGCGGA
- the rlmB gene encoding 23S rRNA (guanosine(2251)-2'-O)-methyltransferase RlmB — protein MPGNSQRRGRRVTPKKGTAQGSGGKNRSSLAGKGRTLPADERPWHKGYSGTEKLPSKTAWKQEKERRAAAAEGRVPKIGTPGAKDTTWGAGGGRATTGRAGAGDVAGRGKVGRGGARSGPRVSPGRRAHPPKDAPELLVGRNPVVEALRAQVPATALYIAQGLDVDDRVTELVRAAGDRGIAILEITRNELDRMTGGVLHQGVGLQVPAFAYEPFDDLLAAAGERPAPLLVALDGVTDPRNLGAVIRSAAAFGAHGVFIPERRAAGMTATAWRTSAGAAARMPVSQVVNLTRAVKACQSAGFTVVGLDADGETGLYDLEAAVGPLVVVVGSEGRGLSRLVGETCDLRVSIPMHSDVESLNASVAAAVTLAEVARRREVN, from the coding sequence ATGCCCGGCAATTCGCAGCGACGTGGCCGACGGGTCACCCCCAAGAAGGGCACGGCTCAGGGGTCCGGCGGCAAGAACCGCTCCAGCCTGGCCGGCAAGGGCCGCACCCTGCCGGCTGACGAGCGGCCCTGGCACAAGGGATACTCCGGCACCGAGAAGCTGCCCAGCAAGACCGCGTGGAAACAGGAGAAGGAACGCCGGGCCGCCGCCGCCGAGGGCCGGGTCCCGAAGATCGGTACGCCGGGCGCCAAGGACACCACCTGGGGCGCCGGGGGCGGCCGGGCGACCACCGGCCGGGCCGGCGCGGGCGACGTGGCCGGACGCGGCAAGGTCGGCCGTGGCGGCGCGCGGTCCGGGCCGAGAGTGTCCCCGGGCCGCCGGGCGCACCCGCCGAAGGACGCCCCGGAGCTGCTGGTCGGCCGTAACCCGGTGGTCGAGGCGTTGCGCGCCCAGGTGCCGGCGACCGCGCTCTACATCGCCCAGGGCCTCGACGTCGACGACCGGGTCACCGAGCTGGTCCGGGCCGCCGGTGACCGGGGCATCGCGATCCTGGAGATCACTCGCAACGAACTGGACCGGATGACCGGCGGGGTCCTGCACCAGGGCGTCGGGCTGCAGGTGCCGGCGTTCGCGTACGAGCCGTTCGACGACCTGCTGGCCGCCGCCGGTGAACGACCGGCGCCGCTGCTGGTCGCGTTGGACGGGGTGACCGATCCCCGCAACCTCGGCGCGGTGATCCGCTCGGCTGCGGCGTTCGGCGCGCACGGCGTCTTCATCCCGGAACGGCGGGCCGCCGGCATGACCGCCACCGCCTGGCGGACCAGCGCCGGCGCGGCGGCCCGGATGCCGGTCAGCCAGGTCGTCAACCTGACCCGGGCGGTCAAGGCCTGCCAGTCGGCCGGGTTCACCGTGGTCGGGCTGGACGCCGACGGCGAAACCGGGCTGTACGACCTGGAAGCCGCCGTCGGCCCGTTGGTGGTCGTGGTCGGTTCCGAGGGTCGCGGCCTGTCCCGCCTGGTCGGCGAGACCTGCGACCTGCGGGTCAGCATCCCGATGCACTCCGACGTCGAATCGCTCAACGCGAGCGTCGCCGCCGCGGTGACCCTCGCCGAGGTGGCCCGCCGCCGGGAGGTCAACTGA
- the cysS gene encoding cysteine--tRNA ligase, protein MTLRLYDTATRSVRDFVPRQPGEVSIYLCGVTVQSAPHIGHLRSGVDYDVLRRWLTHRGMRVVLIRNITDVDDKVLDKAVAAGQPFWSIAYANELILADAYRTLNVLPPTYEPRATGHIPEMHQLIERLIERGHAYPAGDGSGDVYFDVASFADYGALSGQRLDAMQPAEDCVGRAKRDPRDFALWKGVKPDEPADATWPSPWGPGRPGWHIECSAMCWRYLGAEFDIHGGGLDLTFPHHENEVAQSKAAGLPFARYWVHHGLLNLGAAKMSKSLGNVVDLGHVAAIGVRPAELRYYLTAAHYRSRIDYSDDALRESATAYRRIEGFVRRAVERVGAVAPVAPVVPAEVPAAFAAAMDDDLNTSAAFAVLHDEVRDGNNLLAAGGTAASAAADTATAGGADAGGADTGHAAIRASLGRVRAMLGVLGLDPLDPAWGDAGPADELRGAVDALIALALDQRAQARARRDWSAADAVRDQLKQAGITVEDTPHGPRWTIGEQT, encoded by the coding sequence GTGACGCTCCGCTTGTACGACACCGCGACCCGGTCCGTGCGGGACTTCGTGCCCCGCCAGCCTGGCGAGGTCTCGATCTACCTGTGTGGCGTCACCGTCCAGTCCGCCCCGCACATCGGTCACCTTCGTTCCGGCGTCGACTACGACGTGCTGCGCCGTTGGCTGACCCACCGTGGCATGCGGGTGGTCCTCATCCGCAACATCACCGACGTCGACGACAAGGTGCTGGACAAGGCCGTCGCCGCCGGGCAGCCGTTCTGGTCGATCGCGTACGCCAACGAGCTGATCCTCGCCGACGCCTACCGCACGCTGAACGTGCTCCCGCCGACCTACGAGCCGCGCGCCACCGGACACATCCCGGAGATGCACCAGCTGATCGAGCGGCTGATCGAGCGCGGGCACGCCTATCCGGCGGGTGACGGCAGCGGTGACGTCTACTTCGACGTGGCCTCCTTCGCCGACTACGGTGCGCTGTCCGGGCAACGGCTGGACGCCATGCAGCCGGCCGAGGACTGCGTCGGGCGAGCCAAGCGGGATCCGCGCGACTTCGCCCTGTGGAAGGGTGTCAAACCGGACGAGCCGGCCGACGCGACGTGGCCGTCGCCGTGGGGTCCGGGCCGCCCCGGCTGGCACATCGAGTGCTCCGCGATGTGCTGGCGCTATCTGGGCGCCGAGTTCGACATCCACGGCGGCGGACTCGACCTGACCTTCCCGCACCACGAGAACGAGGTCGCCCAGTCGAAGGCGGCCGGCCTGCCGTTCGCCCGCTACTGGGTGCATCACGGGCTGCTCAACCTCGGTGCGGCGAAGATGAGCAAGTCGCTGGGCAACGTCGTCGACCTCGGTCACGTCGCCGCGATCGGGGTACGGCCGGCCGAGTTGCGCTACTACCTGACCGCCGCGCACTACCGGTCCCGGATCGACTACTCCGACGACGCGCTGCGGGAGAGTGCCACCGCCTACCGGCGGATCGAAGGTTTCGTCCGGCGAGCCGTGGAACGTGTCGGTGCCGTCGCGCCGGTCGCGCCGGTCGTGCCGGCCGAGGTGCCGGCGGCGTTCGCGGCGGCGATGGACGACGACCTCAACACCTCGGCCGCGTTCGCGGTGCTGCACGACGAGGTCCGCGACGGCAACAACCTGCTGGCCGCCGGCGGCACCGCCGCCAGCGCGGCCGCCGACACCGCCACCGCCGGTGGTGCCGACGCCGGTGGTGCCGACACCGGCCACGCGGCGATCCGGGCCAGCCTGGGCCGGGTTCGCGCCATGCTCGGCGTACTCGGCCTCGACCCGCTCGACCCGGCGTGGGGCGACGCCGGGCCGGCCGACGAGCTCCGTGGCGCGGTCGACGCCCTGATCGCCCTCGCCCTCGACCAGCGGGCGCAGGCCCGCGCCCGCCGCGACTGGTCCGCCGCCGACGCGGTACGCGACCAGCTCAAGCAGGCCGGCATCACGGTCGAAGACACCCCGCACGGACCCCGATGGACCATTGGAGAGCAGACCTGA
- a CDS encoding helix-turn-helix domain-containing protein encodes MDAGGTETAQTLDRGLRLLRLVAEAAGGVTVTEAATQLGVGRAAVYRLATTLTAHGMLRRDTAGRLRLGAGLLHLARRAQPLLADAALPALRRLAEQTGATAHLTVAEGTEAVALAVVEPSWTAFHVAYRTGSRHPLDRGAAGRAVLAGRAGDGQPVASSGELQPGAYGVAAAVLGVAGLEASVGVVSLTPLDLSTVGVLVRATATDLARLLAGQA; translated from the coding sequence GTGGACGCGGGTGGTACGGAGACCGCGCAGACCCTGGACCGGGGGCTGCGTCTGCTGCGGTTGGTCGCCGAGGCGGCCGGCGGGGTCACGGTCACCGAGGCCGCCACCCAGTTGGGGGTGGGTCGGGCCGCCGTCTACCGGCTGGCCACCACACTGACCGCGCACGGCATGCTGCGCCGCGACACCGCCGGCCGGCTGCGGCTCGGCGCGGGCCTGCTGCACCTGGCCCGGCGGGCGCAACCGTTACTGGCCGACGCCGCGCTGCCGGCGCTGCGTCGGCTGGCCGAGCAGACCGGAGCGACCGCGCACCTGACGGTCGCCGAGGGCACCGAGGCGGTGGCGCTGGCGGTGGTCGAACCGAGCTGGACGGCGTTTCACGTGGCGTACCGGACCGGGTCGCGGCATCCGCTGGACCGGGGGGCGGCGGGCCGGGCGGTGCTGGCCGGTCGGGCGGGCGACGGCCAACCGGTGGCCAGCAGCGGCGAGCTGCAACCGGGGGCGTACGGCGTCGCGGCGGCGGTGCTCGGGGTGGCTGGTCTGGAGGCGAGCGTCGGTGTGGTGTCGTTGACGCCGCTGGATCTGTCTACTGTGGGCGTACTAGTACGGGCCACGGCGACGGATCTCGCCCGGCTGCTGGCCGGCCAGGCGTGA
- a CDS encoding HAD family hydrolase produces the protein MINTVVFDVDETLVDLRPAVTGALETVLAELRRLTPAARRLTLDDMAADWTAAFAADPSAPVTSIRRAALARSLDRVGLPDELDRIADIFFTRRYELSRPYADTLPALDRLRRRYAIGLATNGNSRADRCGLRGQFSFEVYAHVDGLPKKPDQRFYDAVLTAAGVADAGRVVYVGDSIPHDVVGPQAAGLRAIWLNRRGESCPVEVRPDAQVTTLAQLPDALADLFSI, from the coding sequence GTGATAAACACCGTGGTCTTCGACGTCGACGAGACCCTCGTCGACCTGCGGCCCGCGGTCACCGGGGCGTTGGAAACCGTACTGGCCGAACTGCGCCGGCTGACGCCGGCCGCGCGGCGGCTCACCCTCGACGACATGGCCGCCGACTGGACCGCCGCGTTCGCCGCCGATCCGTCGGCGCCGGTGACCTCGATCCGCCGGGCCGCGCTGGCCCGCTCCCTGGACCGGGTCGGTCTGCCGGACGAACTGGACCGCATCGCCGACATCTTCTTCACCCGCCGGTACGAGCTCAGCCGGCCGTACGCCGACACGCTGCCCGCCCTGGACCGACTTCGCCGCCGGTACGCGATCGGCCTGGCCACCAACGGCAACAGCCGCGCCGACCGGTGCGGGCTGCGCGGCCAGTTCTCCTTCGAGGTGTACGCGCACGTCGACGGCCTGCCGAAAAAGCCGGACCAGCGGTTCTACGACGCCGTCCTGACCGCCGCCGGGGTCGCCGACGCCGGCCGGGTGGTCTACGTCGGCGACTCGATCCCGCACGACGTGGTCGGTCCGCAGGCGGCCGGGCTGCGGGCGATCTGGCTCAACCGGCGCGGTGAGTCCTGCCCGGTGGAGGTGCGCCCGGACGCCCAGGTCACCACGTTGGCACAGCTGCCCGACGCGCTCGCCGACCTGTTCTCGATCTGA
- a CDS encoding class II fumarate hydratase has protein sequence MRDDGYRIERDTMGEVRVPADALWRAQTQRAVHNFPVSGRRIESAQIRALAQIKGAAAQVNADLGVIPAGIAEAIATAAAHVASGGYDDQFPVDVFQTGSGTSSNMNTNEVLATLAARELDHPVHPNDHVNASQSSNDVFPTSIHLAAAHQVVHELIPALDELATALEGKADEFATVVKSGRTHLMDATPVTLGQEFSGYAAQVRYGQERLRSILPRLAELPLGGTAVGTGVNTPPGFAAAVIAKLADATGLPLTEARNHFEAQGARDALVETSGQLRTIAVGLYKIANDIRWMGSGPRAGLGELRIPDLQPGSSIMPGKVNPVVCESVRQVCAQVIGNDATIAFAGSQGDFELNVMLPVMGSNLLEAIRLLAAASRLLARRCVADLAADPETCLAYAEGSPSIVTPLNRHLGYDEAASIAKQALAENTSIRAVVVARGHVEAGRLTEAELDEALDVLRMTRPG, from the coding sequence ATCCGCGACGACGGCTACCGGATCGAACGCGACACCATGGGCGAGGTACGGGTGCCCGCCGACGCGTTGTGGCGGGCACAGACCCAACGCGCGGTGCACAACTTCCCGGTCTCCGGCCGTCGGATCGAATCCGCCCAGATCCGCGCGCTCGCCCAGATCAAAGGGGCCGCCGCCCAGGTCAACGCCGATCTCGGGGTGATCCCGGCCGGCATCGCCGAGGCGATCGCCACCGCCGCCGCGCACGTTGCCTCCGGCGGCTACGACGACCAGTTCCCGGTAGACGTGTTCCAGACCGGCTCCGGCACCTCGTCGAACATGAACACCAACGAGGTCCTGGCCACCCTGGCCGCCCGCGAACTGGACCACCCCGTCCACCCGAACGACCACGTCAACGCCTCACAATCCAGCAACGACGTCTTCCCGACCTCGATCCACCTGGCCGCCGCGCACCAGGTGGTGCACGAGCTGATCCCGGCCCTGGACGAGCTGGCCACCGCACTGGAAGGCAAGGCCGACGAGTTCGCCACCGTGGTCAAGTCCGGCCGTACCCACCTGATGGACGCCACCCCGGTCACCCTTGGCCAGGAGTTCTCCGGTTACGCCGCGCAGGTCCGCTACGGCCAGGAACGGCTGCGCTCGATCCTGCCCCGGCTCGCCGAACTGCCGCTGGGCGGCACCGCCGTCGGCACCGGGGTGAACACCCCGCCCGGGTTCGCCGCTGCCGTGATCGCCAAGCTGGCCGACGCGACCGGGCTGCCGCTGACCGAGGCCCGTAACCACTTCGAGGCCCAGGGAGCCCGCGACGCCCTGGTGGAGACGTCCGGGCAGCTGCGCACGATCGCCGTCGGCCTCTACAAGATCGCCAACGACATTCGCTGGATGGGGTCCGGCCCGCGCGCCGGCCTCGGTGAGCTGCGCATCCCCGACCTGCAACCCGGGTCGTCGATCATGCCGGGCAAGGTCAACCCGGTGGTCTGCGAATCGGTCCGCCAGGTCTGTGCCCAGGTGATCGGCAACGACGCGACGATCGCGTTCGCCGGCAGCCAGGGCGACTTCGAACTCAACGTGATGCTGCCGGTGATGGGCAGCAACCTGCTCGAAGCGATCCGGCTGCTGGCCGCCGCCAGCCGGCTGCTCGCCCGGCGCTGCGTCGCCGACCTGGCCGCTGACCCGGAGACCTGTCTGGCGTACGCCGAAGGGTCGCCGTCGATCGTCACCCCGCTCAACCGTCACCTCGGCTACGACGAGGCGGCCTCGATCGCCAAGCAGGCCCTGGCCGAGAACACCTCGATCCGGGCGGTGGTCGTCGCGCGCGGCCATGTCGAGGCCGGCCGGCTGACCGAAGCCGAACTCGACGAGGCGCTGGACGTACTGCGGATGACCCGACCCGGCTGA
- a CDS encoding acyltransferase family protein: MFAFRTSWLAGAQISMTTTTGPIARVQPTVVQPAVPQRLSPHPAPTQRSFREDIAGLRAVAVLLVVIGHAGVPLLGGGCVGVDVFFVISGFLITAHLAGELLRTGRISFARFYARRMVRLLPASILVVLATLAAAWYWASPMFTRAVAGDALASVAYLVNVRLAVQGTNYMAASDPPSPLQHFWSLAVEEQFYLFWPLILMLGSLAWFRRGGPSLFAARTVLVVLGVVSLGISVWLTDHNQPWAYFGLQARAWELAVGALIALSVDRLNNLPSPLAAAMSWCGLAAIVGSAVWFTDVTPFPGVAALLPVGGAALLIAAGCSVYRGGAESVLRLWPMQQIGRLSYSWYLWHWPVLILAPYALGREPGTATNLALVVAALAPAYLSLVLVEDRVRFHRAFRDHTRAGLSLGLALSLVTAGAAVVILGLPATVEGRGVAVDTAAELNADGESPAEKLTALIAASAATTTMPANLTPPVATAKSDIAQDDGCISDIQDTELVDGCDRHGAPDGGTTVVLFGDSHARQWFDAVDAVARERDWRLAQVTKGGCPASSALVYKAKEEPYVECMEWREKAIAHIISLEPSIVIMTEREVGAPPQNFDGEPGQAWAQAWQTTIGALEPTGAQLVWLADTPYPQGTVVPECVATNPLGLDQCHVRRTGAFDIERRAAATQTLQNLGVIVIDPTPWFCTDSVCPVVIGNTLVYRDNNHVSTTYIKLLTPLLADQLPA, from the coding sequence GTGTTCGCGTTTCGTACATCTTGGTTGGCGGGGGCGCAGATCAGCATGACCACCACCACCGGACCGATCGCACGGGTCCAGCCCACCGTGGTCCAGCCCGCCGTACCCCAGCGGCTCTCCCCGCACCCGGCGCCCACCCAGAGATCCTTTCGCGAGGACATCGCCGGTCTCCGCGCGGTCGCCGTACTGCTCGTGGTGATCGGCCATGCCGGCGTCCCGCTTCTCGGCGGTGGATGCGTCGGAGTCGACGTCTTCTTCGTGATCTCCGGCTTCTTGATCACCGCGCACCTGGCGGGCGAGTTACTGCGGACCGGCCGGATCTCCTTCGCCCGGTTCTACGCGCGCCGAATGGTGCGACTGCTGCCCGCTTCGATCCTGGTGGTGCTGGCCACGCTCGCGGCCGCCTGGTACTGGGCCTCCCCGATGTTCACCCGGGCGGTCGCGGGCGACGCGCTGGCGAGCGTCGCCTACCTAGTCAACGTGCGCCTCGCCGTCCAGGGCACCAACTACATGGCAGCCAGCGACCCGCCGTCGCCGTTGCAGCACTTCTGGTCGCTCGCCGTGGAGGAGCAGTTCTACCTGTTCTGGCCGCTGATCCTGATGCTCGGCTCGCTCGCCTGGTTCCGGCGGGGCGGCCCCAGCCTGTTCGCCGCCCGTACCGTGCTGGTGGTCCTTGGCGTGGTGTCGCTGGGGATCTCCGTCTGGCTGACCGACCACAACCAGCCGTGGGCGTACTTCGGCCTGCAGGCACGGGCCTGGGAGCTTGCCGTCGGGGCCCTGATCGCGTTGTCGGTGGACCGGCTCAACAATCTCCCGTCGCCGCTCGCCGCCGCGATGAGCTGGTGCGGGCTGGCCGCCATCGTCGGCTCGGCGGTGTGGTTCACCGATGTCACCCCGTTCCCCGGCGTGGCAGCGCTGCTCCCCGTTGGCGGCGCGGCGCTGCTGATCGCCGCCGGATGCTCGGTGTATCGAGGGGGCGCGGAGTCCGTTCTGCGGCTCTGGCCGATGCAGCAGATCGGCCGACTGTCGTACAGCTGGTATCTGTGGCATTGGCCGGTGCTCATCCTCGCGCCGTACGCCCTGGGCCGCGAACCCGGGACGGCGACCAACCTCGCTCTCGTCGTCGCCGCCTTGGCACCGGCGTACCTCTCGCTCGTCCTGGTGGAAGACCGGGTCCGATTCCACCGGGCGTTCCGCGATCACACAAGGGCCGGGCTCTCGCTCGGCCTGGCACTGAGTCTCGTCACCGCTGGCGCGGCTGTCGTGATCTTGGGGCTGCCAGCCACCGTCGAAGGGCGTGGAGTCGCCGTCGACACGGCAGCCGAGCTGAACGCCGACGGGGAATCACCGGCCGAGAAGCTGACGGCGCTCATCGCCGCGAGCGCGGCCACGACCACGATGCCAGCCAACCTGACCCCGCCGGTCGCCACCGCCAAGTCCGACATCGCCCAAGACGACGGGTGCATCTCCGACATTCAAGACACGGAGCTCGTCGACGGCTGCGATCGGCACGGCGCCCCGGACGGTGGCACGACGGTCGTGCTGTTCGGTGACTCGCACGCACGCCAGTGGTTCGACGCGGTGGACGCGGTGGCCCGCGAGCGCGACTGGCGGCTGGCCCAGGTGACCAAGGGTGGTTGCCCGGCGTCGAGCGCCCTGGTGTACAAGGCCAAGGAGGAGCCGTACGTCGAGTGCATGGAGTGGCGTGAGAAGGCGATCGCCCACATCATCAGCCTTGAGCCCTCGATCGTGATCATGACGGAACGCGAGGTCGGCGCACCGCCGCAGAACTTCGACGGTGAGCCCGGCCAGGCCTGGGCGCAGGCGTGGCAGACCACGATAGGTGCCCTCGAGCCGACCGGTGCCCAGCTTGTCTGGCTGGCCGACACGCCGTACCCGCAGGGCACGGTGGTCCCCGAGTGCGTCGCGACGAACCCGCTCGGTCTGGACCAGTGCCATGTGCGGAGGACCGGCGCCTTCGACATCGAACGCCGCGCCGCCGCGACCCAGACCCTGCAGAACCTGGGGGTCATCGTGATCGATCCGACCCCGTGGTTCTGCACCGACTCCGTCTGCCCGGTCGTGATCGGCAACACGCTGGTCTACCGGGACAACAACCACGTCAGTACGACCTACATCAAGCTGCTGACGCCGCTGCTCGCCGACCAGCTGCCCGCCTGA